From the genome of Pungitius pungitius chromosome 20, fPunPun2.1, whole genome shotgun sequence:
ATCAGCTTCTGATTCTTACctctgtatttacatgtttctctcttttatctGTGAAACATTACAACATGAACCAGAGAAACTAGTTTTACCCACCAATCAATTGTCCTCTTTTAAGCCTTAGTAGCATAACTAACTGCTGTAGAGCGACACCTAGTGGCCAATGTGGCACATAGCAGGAGAGCTGAGAGCCCATGAGTCCATTGATTGATCCAATCAACAGGAGGAAGACATCCACGTCCTCTTTGTCCCTCCGGTCCAAATTCATCTCAAAGATTCAACTCACTAAGGAAAAGAAACGTTAAAAAGAAACTTtacaatggacaaaaaaaatgaaaccttgGGTTCTAAGTTGAGCTTTAAGTAAGCAGATCAAAGTAAAGACAATGCATGAATTCATAACTCCACCTGCTCCATCACCTCCTGCTATGagtcacagaggaggaagaaattGAAGAACAGGACTTCTATTATCTGATGAACgattatcacccccccccccctctctctctctctctctctctctctctcctgcagaagGTTCCTTCTACCGGGTTTCCCTGGTGGTGGATGGCGGCGTGGCGTTGACCTGGGCTGAGGTGGAGCGAGCTGTGGCTTTGTGGGTAAGAGGAGTTCTTGGTCTTTTGGCAGAAGCAGCCATGGGGGCCTGAATCGCCCCCCTGGGGCCTCCGGAGGTATCCATTGGGACCTGGTtgagcccctctctctctaatagatctcctttttcttcttgcagCTCAATCAAACCTTTCAGAGCTGGACCCATGTCGTCTACGTGGACTCCATCaggtatatatatttatatatttatatgatatACTGTAtctctgcagcagcatctcTGGTAACACAAACAGGTTCATTCTCAGCAGCCTCCGAACCTTCTAATGACGTCACAGAAGTCCTCTGGTTGGATAAATTCGGGTAGAATTTGGAAGTTAAAGGACAGTTGACATTTTTGGGTCCATTCATTTTCCTGCTGTGACAATTTCACCCAAATGTCCGATGAGATGAAGTAGTGAGACGGTACTTTTAGAGGAGTACTTCTGATCCACCACATCACTGTACATCTTAAACGTCCTGCATGTTTCCTCCTCAGTGTGGAGGCGGGTTCTCTGAGCGGAGGAAGCCCCACCAGGTCAGACCTTCACATTCGTTactggtgtgatgtcatcaggtcGCCATGGGTCACGTGACCTCCTGATGGTGTCAGCAGTTCACCTCTGTTCTGTTCTGGTCTCCAGCTTCTGGTGCCGGGCCCTGCTGGTCTACTACCACAGTACCAACGAGAGCCTGGGGGGCCCCGCCCTCTCCGCCAGGCTGTCCTCCAGGGAGGggctcctgggggggggcgagctgcAGATCGTACCGGCCTCCATTGACGTCCATGTAGTGGGTAGGACTCTTTACTCTACTGTGTACTCTACTCTAAAGTACTTTACTCTTTGTGTACTTTACTCTAATGTACTTTACTCTACTGTGTACTCTACTCTAAAGTACTTTACTCTTTGTGTACTTTACTCTAATGTACTTTACTCTACTGTGTACTCTCATCTACTTTACAATGAATCCCCTCGAGACAACTCAATCACACTATTGTTTActtatagatatatattatatttgcacTATTTTTTTATGTAGTTTACTGCATTTACcattattctatttatttttgtaaatcttGCATTGTTATATTTCTaattttggttattttttactTGATATATGAATGCTGCTGTAGTGATTATTAATCTTCTTCAGAGAACTGTGCAGAAGAGAAGCTGCTGCACCACCGCTGGCCTGAGAGCCGACCGAGTGTGACCCGCTACCTGCCCTGCTTCCCCAACAAGGACCAGAGCACCTCCAGGACCTggtagcacgcacacacacacacacacacacacacatgcagacacacacacacacactaacgtgTGTCCCCTTGTTGGTCTCAGTCTCATCAGCACACAGAACCTCTCTTCCTATTGGTCGACGGCTGACGCCTCAAACTGCACCGACATCGACAGCATTGTGGTGTCAGCAGGTACgcccagcagccaatcagagcgcccCGCTGAGGGTCAGCTGTCATTGACACCTTAACAATACAAAAAGGCTTCAAGCGAAGACACGTATGAAATATACAGTTACATCCTCCctcacagaagaagaggaggaagccttTGTCATCCTCATGTTTATTATTGATTGAGAAGATGATGGTTTGTCTTTTGTGTTGAAGCTCCAAAGTTTAGTCAACAAAACTCTATTTacatatttctctctctttttttagagAACGCCGCTGAGGTGGCGTCGCAGCTCGCCGTCATCACCAACAACCAGCTGTCCGAtgaggaggtgggggcgggCCCTCTGGGCTGACTTCCTGTGAGGAAGAGCCTCACCCGGCTGCTTTTCATcggctgctcttcttcctcctcaggtgTCCAAGGTGGTGACGAAGGTGAAGCAGCTGGTGAACGTGGCGGAGATCAACAGCTTGTTGGCCTCCACCGTGGTCACCATCATCTCCAACGTGATGAGCAGCTCCGAGACGATGCTCGCTGCCTCCTCCGACAAGTACGGTGTACTCTAGTGTACTCTAGTGTAGTATACTGTGTACTCTACTGTGTACTCTCTTGTACTATTGAGTGTCTCAATGTGTCTCTATATTCACTCTACGTcttggctcctccccctcagagCGCTGAAGACCGTAGACGAGTTGGTTCAGAAGATCCAGTTtgagggttcgtccatcagcaTCACCTCCAGACACCTGGCCGTGGGGATCTCCACCCTGGACGCCTCCGAGTTTAATGGGACCTCCTTCAGCGCCTTCATGGCTCCAAATACCACCCACCCACAGGTAACCACCCCTCACAGGTCACGCCCCCCAAAGGCAGGTAATTCTTCTGtccctgtgtcctcctccatcacctgtcCATCCACCCCCCAGATTGATTTCCAGTCAGGGAGGAGTAACCCTCTGGCTCAGGTGAGTCTTCCTGCGTCTCTTCTGTCCAACGCGGTgctgacagaagaagagagATCTTCTCTGTCCAGGATCAACTTCATGTTCTTCAGCAGCACAAACCTTTTCCAGGTGAGGCTCGTCGTTAAAACGGCCGATTATCCCGATCAATGAATACGATCAATAACCCAATCGCCTCTCGCAGAAGGAGCAGGACGGGCGCTCGCTGAACAGCTTCGTGGTGGCGAGCAGCGTGGGGAACTTATCCATCCGAGACCTGAAGGACCCGGTGGAGATCCAGATCGCTCATCTGTCTGAGcacctgcaggtgtgtgtgtgtgtgtgcgcctgtggcCTGTGGACAAGTCATGTgatcacatacagtatattaaacATGATTTTCACGTTTGGGAACCAAAGTGattatttggttttgttttcttgttttattttatttgtaaatacctgatgacttcttcttcttcttttttcaatgcctcttcttcctcttctctcctcacagACCCACCTGAATCCCGTCTGCATGTTCTGGGACTTCAGCATGAGCGGTGAGTCCCATTCAGCTCCGTCAGCTCCTGTGAAGCAGTGATGGAGCTGTGATGTAAAACCTGTAAACCGCCACCAGGGGGAGCCGGAGGCTGGAATGCAGACGGCTGCAGAACCACAGAGTCCTCCAGCAACCGGACCGTCTGCCTGTGTGACCACCTGACCCACTTCGGCATCCTCATGGTgggacttcctcctcctccttctcctcctccatcacctcaccaccctcctctctgtctacaggacctcttcttcctccttctcttctctcctccctcctccatcccttcACCATCCTCATCTCCATCTGTAGgacctctgctcctcttccttctcctcttctctcctccctcctccatctcctcaccATCCTCTCCGTCCGCAGGACATTTCTGGAGCTTCTCCCCACATCGACTCGGAGAACAACCGGATCCTGACCTTCATCTCCTACGTCGGCTGCGGTATCTCCGCCATCTTCTCCGCTGCCACGCTGCTCACCTACGTCGCCTTTGAGTAAGTCAGCTGACGTTGAGTGACGTAGAGTTTGTGACGCTTTGATCAcaaactcttctaatcatcaTCTATGATTTACTGAATAAACGCTGTGTTGTTTGTGACCATCTGATCTGATCAATCGTCTTCGTGTCCCTCTGCGATGTTTTAAGAAGTtaaacttcttcttctctccacgCAGGAAGCTGCGGCGCGACTACCCGTCCAAGATCCTGATGAACCTCAGCACCTCCCTGCTGTGCCTCAACATGGTCTTCCTATTGGACGGCTGGCTGGCCAGCCTGGACACCCATTGGCTGTGCATGTCCGTGGCCATCTTCCTGCACTACTTCCTGCTGACCACCTTCACCTGGATGGGGCTGGAGTCCATCCACATGTACATCGCCTTGGTGAAGGTCTTCAACACCTACATCCGCAGATACATCCTCAAGTTCTGCCTGGTGGGATGGGGTGAGAAGCTGAGATGTTCATCAGGAGGAGCTGAAATGAGACGAATATCCAAGTCCAACACTGGAAGAAGtagaaatctgtgtgtgtgtgtgtgtgtgtgtgtctcaggtctCCCGGCGGTCTTGGTGGGCCTGGTTGTGGTGGTGGATCAGACCTCTTATGGTCTTCAGCAGTACTCTGGAGGACACTCAGGAGACGGGTCCTCACAGTTGTGAGTACTAAACACACATTGTGTGAAGTTCAGATaaaagttttagttttagtgttGTTAAAGAATACTACAGAGTACTGCATAGTACTACAAGGCACTACAGAATATTAAATAGTACTACCATGTACTCCTGAGTACCACAAAGTACTGTGCAGTACTACAGTTCTCCTGGTACTATTCTTCAGCTGCTGGATCCAGAACCCGGTGGTCTTCTACACGTCCTGCGTGGGATACTTCTGCCTCGTGTTCCTCCTCAACGTGGCCATGTTCATCGTGGTCATGCTGCAGATATGTGGACGCAACGGCAAGCGCAGCAACCGCACGCTGCGAGAggaggtgagtggggggggggggaggggggggggaggaggtgaggggggggggggggggaggaggaggaggaagtcatTTGTGACTTTTAGCTCAGTTGAGATCGATAATCAGGATCCCTAGAGGTGGATGAGTGCCTCATAGCACCCGTAGCCATGGTAACCGGGGGGGTCACAAGTGGTTGTTGTGTGGTGCTGCAGGTGCTGCGTAACCTGCGCAGCGTGGTCAGCCTGTCCTTCCTGCTGGGGATGACGTGGGGCTTCGCTCTGTTCGCCTGGGGCCCCGTCAGCCTGGCCTTCATGTACCTGTTCGCCATCTTCAACTCGCTGCAAGGTAACGTCAGGTACGACCTcgaggtcacatgaccacgaTCCACAGTCACACGCCGTCTTCCTCTGCAGGGCTCTTCATCTTCGTCTTCCACTGCGCTCTGAAGGAGAACGTCCAGAAGCAGTGGAGACGCTTCCTCTGCTGTGGACGCTTCAGGCCGTCAGAATACTcaggtacctgtctgtctctacctgtctgtctccttgtccttctgtctgtctctccgtctgtctccctgtacatttttatattttcaatatttttatagaattttaaaaagttcatcttgtcttttttttatgaagcaCCCAAAATGTCCTCAAAGAACCTGCAGAGTCCTCacattgatgacatcatcgtgtGATGGTGTAGTTATTAAACGTGTTGTGTCTCCGTCCCCCGTCAGACGGGAGTAAGACGCCCACCAACAACACCAAGAAGGTGAGCTCGGACCAGCTGGTGAAGTCTGTGTCCTCCGGCTCCTtcggctcctcctccaccagctggacGTCCAAAGCCAAGGCCACGCTGAACCCCTTCAGCAAGAGACACAGCAACACGGgtgagacacgcagagacacacacaggggagacagacacacataaacatATGCATACATGTATAGCAGAGTCCTTCCTTGTGTCTCCACACGTTGATGGTGTCTACCTCTGTGTTTGGTGTAGAAAGCTCCTCCATCCAATAGCAGGAGCCGAGGACCGACGGAGGTAAAGCTAAAGCTGATTGGCTGATTGACTTCCTGCTTCTGGCATCATGTGATCCGCTCTGTGTTTTCCCAAAATGTGTTGGTGGTCAAAGCGCATCTGAAGGGTCCAAATTCAGCTTCAAACGGTTCACGTTTAATCAGAATAAAACCTTTGCCGGTCGAACATTTTGGGAAAGCAGCCACcgtgcgctgtgattggctggtcactgtgatgtcatcaaggtCGCGCCATCTTGTTCCCCAGCCTGGGGCACGCTGAGTGGGAGGAAGCCCCCGCCCTGTTTGCACCCATTGACAAACCCCTAAAGCTACAAACTCCGCCCACCCGGAGTGCCCCAAGCACACCCCGTAGACTGCATCACGCTAACTTAACCGTGTGTTTCCATGGCAGCAGATTAACTCATTGGGGTTTGTTTGTTCAGACGTGTGATTGAATCTCATTAAGGACGAAGGAGGCGGATACGTATGAAGAGCGTTATGATTGACTTCCATTCATCCATGTTTTTGTCTGAAGGAGGTGGAGCTCAGTACGATGGATGCATTTCATTCGCATTTTTTGCTAAATCATAATAATTTCATGCACATATGAAGCATGGATGAAATAATAATCTAAaacaatatgaataaaaataaatgtcaaaggTTTACAAAGCCTAGCATAGACACCAGTGGCACCTCCTTTAAACATCACTAACAGATGTTCTGCTCATTAACCTCCAGAACAGAGCTGCCTGTAGCGCCCCCCTGTGGTCGATCGGAAGGATCTAAAGTTAGGTCTGTCGATGTGCTAAGCCACGCCCCTTTACAGCTCATTGGTCCATCTGGTATGAATCAGACCTAATGTCGGGTGTTCTGGGAGGCTTTTCATGTCTGACCTCAGTTAGAAACGTATGGTGCAGCAGCTGTGACCTAAAGTCGAGCTTCCAGCGCCTCCACCTTCACAACGCTGGTGAAAAGTTCATCTCCAACGTCTCACAGGAGCAGGAGCACTAGATCACAGCAGAACCAGCAGGCTTCTAAACCTCATGGAGCGAGGGGATTAAGAGCTGACGGGATACCACGAAGGAAAAGACACATTCCAGGTCCTCCGCAGGTGGAGCTTTATGGAGCCAAGAGTCGTAAACCACGCTCCGTTGATGGCGTTTCCTGTGCTCGCCATGAAGGAATACGTCCCCACTCGTCTTTAATAGACTTGTTTTGGACACACAGGTGAGCTCCTTCAGCTGCTTGATCGAGCTCCTTCCATGCGCTGATAAATCTGTGTGTGAATACCAGCACGTCGGCCTCCAACCTGCTGGAATATACCCTGACGGTCCAACCTTTCCAACCGCTCGGTGACCTTTGGAAGTCCTCTGAGGATCAGTGTCTTCCAGGCAGCCGTTCCCCGTCATCGCATCGAGACTCAGCCAAAGCTCACCGCCATGTGAGCCAAAGACCTCAAACACCTGCCCGCTGATGGATGGCTGGCGCTCCGAGGAGGTGACAACAGCGCTGTCAGGTCGAGGAGGTCATGACCGAGACGTGGTGCAGGATGTCATGAAGCCGTCATGACAGCGTCGTCCTGTCAGTTCTCAGCTCATTGATTCTCTGGCTCATGAAACCTAGTGAACAAGAAGAGTTCAGTGGGTTGAAACGAACAGGAAGCCAGCGGGTCAAATGTTAG
Proteins encoded in this window:
- the adgrg6 gene encoding adhesion G-protein coupled receptor G6 isoform X2 produces the protein MELCSRGGGRRSLRQVLHQVLRQVLPVVLLWFSLHSNALGCSSASCNVELTEAQGEFTSPCYPQKYPNSQACKWSMQAPAGFIVQLSFLDFDLEEAPGCLYDRVLVHAGSADVRFCGPTANGLTLNSTGNVMELTFTSDFSVQKRGFSVSFRHVAVALRNQKVTISRGNAQVAEVSASVSVPTLSQLTLCLEVERSSQKQREWIFSYYDSSGMEALSLGSDPSGMKVMVDGVVCPVDSILSPADFTSSMRRYCLLWTASDGRVGVHFNGNYWAKTCSSSAGRSLPAGGRFRLGGQQSFDGNVYNLRLWDYAMTVQQLNALSCDAVGNVIDWDNSHWSIPSGSAQTDATLSCSVSPPSSTALPASCDSPGLGCPEGSFYRVSLVVDGGVALTWAEVERAVALWLNQTFQSWTHVVYVDSISVEAGSLSGGSPTSFWCRALLVYYHSTNESLGGPALSARLSSREGLLGGGELQIVPASIDVHVVENCAEEKLLHHRWPESRPSVTRYLPCFPNKDQSTSRTCLISTQNLSSYWSTADASNCTDIDSIVVSAENAAEVASQLAVITNNQLSDEEVSKVVTKVKQLVNVAEINSLLASTVVTIISNVMSSSETMLAASSDKALKTVDELVQKIQFEGSSISITSRHLAVGISTLDASEFNGTSFSAFMAPNTTHPQIDFQSGRSNPLAQVSLPASLLSNAVLTEEERSSLSRINFMFFSSTNLFQKEQDGRSLNSFVVASSVGNLSIRDLKDPVEIQIAHLSEHLQTHLNPVCMFWDFSMSGGAGGWNADGCRTTESSSNRTVCLCDHLTHFGILMDISGASPHIDSENNRILTFISYVGCGISAIFSAATLLTYVAFEKLRRDYPSKILMNLSTSLLCLNMVFLLDGWLASLDTHWLCMSVAIFLHYFLLTTFTWMGLESIHMYIALVKVFNTYIRRYILKFCLVGWGLPAVLVGLVVVVDQTSYGLQQYSGGHSGDGSSQFCWIQNPVVFYTSCVGYFCLVFLLNVAMFIVVMLQICGRNGKRSNRTLREEVLRNLRSVVSLSFLLGMTWGFALFAWGPVSLAFMYLFAIFNSLQGLFIFVFHCALKENVQKQWRRFLCCGRFRPSEYSDGSKTPTNNTKKVSSDQLVKSVSSGSFGSSSTSWTSKAKATLNPFSKRHSNTDKCYSNQTGPKCVSSCSSSSEAEPNSSSSSSSSSSILPVSQMIDKVRGYCSTRSDNFYKNIIMSDSFAHSTKF
- the adgrg6 gene encoding adhesion G-protein coupled receptor G6 isoform X1 — encoded protein: MELCSRGGGRRSLRQVLHQVLRQVLPVVLLWFSLHSNALGCSSASCNVELTEAQGEFTSPCYPQKYPNSQACKWSMQAPAGFIVQLSFLDFDLEEAPGCLYDRVLVHAGSADVRFCGPTANGLTLNSTGNVMELTFTSDFSVQKRGFSVSFRHVAVALRNQKVTISRGNAQVAEVSASVSVPTLSQLTLCLEVERSSQKQREWIFSYYDSSGMEALSLGSDPSGMKVMVDGVVCPVDSILSPADFTSSMRRYCLLWTASDGRVGVHFNGNYWAKTCSSSAGRSLPAGGRFRLGGQQSFDGNVYNLRLWDYAMTVQQLNALSCDAVGNVIDWDNSHWSIPSGSAQTDATLSCICFPLCLHVTAATPPGGVSPPSSTALPASCDSPGLGCPEGSFYRVSLVVDGGVALTWAEVERAVALWLNQTFQSWTHVVYVDSISVEAGSLSGGSPTSFWCRALLVYYHSTNESLGGPALSARLSSREGLLGGGELQIVPASIDVHVVENCAEEKLLHHRWPESRPSVTRYLPCFPNKDQSTSRTCLISTQNLSSYWSTADASNCTDIDSIVVSAENAAEVASQLAVITNNQLSDEEVSKVVTKVKQLVNVAEINSLLASTVVTIISNVMSSSETMLAASSDKALKTVDELVQKIQFEGSSISITSRHLAVGISTLDASEFNGTSFSAFMAPNTTHPQIDFQSGRSNPLAQVSLPASLLSNAVLTEEERSSLSRINFMFFSSTNLFQKEQDGRSLNSFVVASSVGNLSIRDLKDPVEIQIAHLSEHLQTHLNPVCMFWDFSMSGGAGGWNADGCRTTESSSNRTVCLCDHLTHFGILMDISGASPHIDSENNRILTFISYVGCGISAIFSAATLLTYVAFEKLRRDYPSKILMNLSTSLLCLNMVFLLDGWLASLDTHWLCMSVAIFLHYFLLTTFTWMGLESIHMYIALVKVFNTYIRRYILKFCLVGWGLPAVLVGLVVVVDQTSYGLQQYSGGHSGDGSSQFCWIQNPVVFYTSCVGYFCLVFLLNVAMFIVVMLQICGRNGKRSNRTLREEVLRNLRSVVSLSFLLGMTWGFALFAWGPVSLAFMYLFAIFNSLQGLFIFVFHCALKENVQKQWRRFLCCGRFRPSEYSDGSKTPTNNTKKVSSDQLVKSVSSGSFGSSSTSWTSKAKATLNPFSKRHSNTDKCYSNQTGPKCVSSCSSSSEAEPNSSSSSSSSSSILPVSQMIDKVRGYCSTRSDNFYKNIIMSDSFAHSTKF